The following DNA comes from Salmo trutta unplaced genomic scaffold, fSalTru1.1, whole genome shotgun sequence.
CGACGGTGTTGGAGGACTCCATCCCCGGGGCGACCATCCTGACCCTGGAGGCCATGGACGCTGATTTCTCTCGGGACAACTGCGGCTTCGACTTCACCATCGCCAATGGCAACACTGGGAACGTCTTCCAAATCGAGAGCAGCGTGCGCTTCCTGGAGGGGCGGGGCTTCCAGACCGTAGGGACCCTCCTATTGGCCGAGGTGCTGGACTTCGAGGCCGTGCCCCTCTATAACCTGACGGTGGTGGTGTCGGACAGAGGGGTTCCACAGCGGAGTTCTAGCGTTGCCGCGGTGATAACCGTTGGCGATGTAAACGATAACCCGCCGGCGTTCGGCAGGGCGGAGTACGCTGTGTCACTGAGTGAAGGAGCGGGCGCCGGGACAGAGATAATACGACTCACTGCCACAGGTGAGGgaataggcacacacacacacacacacacacacaaatatacacattgACCGCCTTAGGTGATGATAAATAATTACACTATGGAGTTAGAAATTAaaacggaggagaggagatggggggtgAAAATGAAGACCATTTTTTTTCCTGAAATGTCTTCCGTATCTCTATATCTTGTTGTGCAGCTGCAAGCATCTGTTTGTTTTATTATGACACTGTTAAATgcttttctttctgtctttctctccccccccctcatctctccctccacctctccctttcCCCCAGACCCAGACTCGGCCCCCAACGCAGAGGTCCAGTACAGTATCAGCTCAGGCGATGAGATGGACCTGTTCACGATCGACCAGTGGACCGGGGCGCTTCGGTTACAGCGACAGCTCGACCGCGAGCACCAGTCCTCCCACGTGGTCATCGTCCAGGCCTCGGATGGCCACGGTCACGTTGCCCTGACCCCGATCAGCGTAGAGGTCAAAGATGTGAATGATAACAGTCCGTTCTTCCCCATCGAGACTCTGACGGCTAGCATTAGAGAGAACCAGCCGGTCAACTCAGCCGTGACCATACTCCACGCCATAGACCACGACACTGGGATGTACGGCCAGCTGAGATACTACATGGTGGAGCGAGGTCAAGGGTCAGGAGTTACAGGGCGAGAGGCCTTCACCGTGGACCAGAGTTCAGGAGAGGTCAGGGCTAAGATGACTTTTGACTTTGAGAAGGTCAACTCATTTAATTTCGTTGCTCTGGCGATGGACGCCGGTAACCATTCGGCCACGGTGACGGTCCAGGTGTACGTGACCGGTGAGGATGAGTACGACCCACTCTTCGTCTCCCCAGAGTTCTCCTTTGAGGTTCCAGAGGGGGCGAAGAGGGGCCAGAGCATTGGACAGGTCCAGGCAAACGACGAGGACGGAGGTGTAGACGGTATCGTCCTCTTCTCGCTCCCAAGCTCCTCCCTGTACTTTGACGTCAACAAAACAACCGGGGTGGTTTTCCTCAAGATGGACGGGTCTTCTAGtcgcagcagcagcagcgggTTAGGGGGGCGGTCCAAAAGGGAGGCCAGGACCATGACTCTGGACGTTCATGCCCACAGCCCTCTGGATACGTCCCGGGTCACCACGGCCCAGCTGACCATCGATGTGACCAACACGTCCTTCGGCCTCGGGGCAGACCTCAACGTCCTGCTGATTATCATCATCGCCGTATCCCTGGGGGTCGTCGTGCTACTGGTGGTCATGGCTGTGGTCATTTTCCTGATCAAGTCAAAGAGACGCAGGAAGAACAAAGGACGGGACAACAGTGCCGTTGCCTCGGGAACCAGTCTGCAGAAACTGGACGATTCCAAATCTGGAGGATCTGAGAGGATCTATCATCAGACGTTACCAGGGTACGCCGGCGACCAAGGTGGAGCAGGGGCCGGGCCCTACCCCCGGGGAGGTTCCCTTGACCCCTCACACTCCAGCGGGCGTGGCTCAGCCGAGGCGGCGGAAGACGACGAGATCAGGATGATCAACGAGTACCCACGCGTAGCGTCCATCTCCTCGTCCATGCAGGAGCACATCTCAGCCCGCGGGCCGGACTCTGGCATCCAGCAGGACGCTGACCAGCTGTCGGACATCTCCTGTGAGCCGGCCGCCCTGGAAGGAAGCACCTGGTTCAAAGGCAAGAAGCTGGGAGGGAGTCTCAGTGGAACCATGCTGTCTGGACAGCTACCTGTCTACAGAGACGAGCTGGGAGGAGGGTACCTAGGGGTGGGGAGGGGACTCAATATCTCCCATCCTAAAGATTACGCCTTCCCAGAGGACGGGAAGCCCTCGGTGGATGGGTCTCTGACAGCCATAGTGGCCAGTGACGAAGAGCTAAGGGGCAGTTATAACTGGGACTACCTGCTCAACTGGTGCCCTCAGTTCCAACCACTAGCCAACGTCTTCACAGAGATCGCCAGGCTCAAAGACGAGACAGCCCCACAGAACCAGACCAACCCACGCCAGCCCTTTCAGCCCAAAGCCAAGACGGACCCCAAGCCTCGCATCGACCCACCGCCCCTCATCACCGCCGTCGCCCACCCTGGGGCCAAGTCCGTCCCCCCGAAGGTCCCTGTCATCGGACGCACCTTCCCCCACCTGGCCACCTTACGACGGTCCCCCATCAGCCACGAGGGCTCCATCTCCTCAGCAGCCATGTCCCCCagcttctccccctctctctcccccctcgccgCCCGCTCCCCCGCCGTCTCCCCCTTCGGAGTCACCCAAGGCCCCTTGACCTCCATGATCAGTACCAGGGAACCTTCGCTGGACCCCGACCACGAGATGAGGATCTGAGGATGAGGTTGTTTTAGGGTTTTTACAGACGTTTCTATAATTTATGTTTTATCATATGACAAAGTAAAGGGTGCTGAGATCTGGATGTTATATCAGCTCCTATGACACGTGAGGAAGTTGAAGGAAGTGTTTTTGGCTTTAGAGACATGTTTCTCTGatgtagttttttttaaataatctgaCAATGTGATTGGTTCTCAGATCCTGAACCTTATATCAGCTCCTGGGACAGATGAGGAGATGAAGGAAGGCTTTAGAGACATGTTTCTCTGATGTAGTTTCTCAGATGAGTTTTCGGCCATATTTCTTCATAACAGAAGAGGAATATAGTGTGGGAACATTTTGTATTTGTGCGACCGAGTGATTGCCAAGATGATGCTCAAGAAGATGAACGCTAATGTGAGAGGTCACATTCACCCTCTTTTCTGAAGGGGACATGTGGATTATGATTTTCTACAGGATGTAATTTCTCACCCTATGACCTAGATATCTCTCTATGGAGAGGTGAACCATGTTGTGGGGTTGGGGGAGGTTAGCATTGACAACAGaccagccctctcctctcctacttgTACATCATGACGCAGGCCTCTGAGAATTGCCACAGGGTTAGGAGATTACCCAACCTCTCGGCTTCGAACAACCATGACTTGGATCTAACCCTGCAGCTGCAGACTGACCCTCCCCGCAGACAGAAGGCCCTCAGTAGAGATAAACTGACGTATCGGCTGCAGACTGACCCTCCCTGCAGACAGAAGGTCCTCAGTAGAGATAAACTGACGTATCGGCTGCAGACTGACCCTCCCTGCAGACAGAAGGTCCTCCGTAGAGATAAACTGACGTATCGGCAGTAGACTGACCCTCCCCGCAGACAGAAGGTCCTCAGTAGAGATAAACTGACGTATCGGCTGCATACTGACCCTCCCTGCAGACAGAAGGTCCTCGGTAGAGATAAACTGATGTATCGGCTGCAGACTGACCCTCCCTGCAGACAGAAGGCCCTCTGTCATGAAGTCTGTAGACACAGTAGATTTTCAGTAGTTTTCAGGTCACTCCTCGCTGGCTGGTCAGAGAGATAAAGGATTCCACTATTCCTCTCTTTGACTTCCGTCTCTCCACATTCTAGATCTCCATTAAAGACTTCAGTGTTCCGTTGTGGTGGTctcacaaacaaaatggctgctttCAAAATGGCTGACGTTTCCCCTTCTGTGGATCCAATGGACCAAGTACACGTGTGTTGAAAAATACATGATAAACTAGCCAGTGTTTTGTACATTGGAAACGGGGACTGAGGCTAATGTTTTCCTTTGTTGCTACGGAAGACGTATTATTTTCTTTTGGTTgtattttttatctatttttataTTGACCTTTGATTTCTGATTTGAAATGCCAGGATATCGTTTCATTCTATTTAGATATATGtatatttgtatgtatgtgtatgtacgcTAGCCATATTATCTATGTGTTTTCCTGTCATAGATTTTAGAGCCACCGTCTTGTGTCTTTGTGGACTCGTGACATTTGTGACGTGAGTGAGTGGGGAACATTTTGTGTTTTGATAATTATTTATATGAAGGAAATGAACTGTTGGCCATGTTGACAGTAGGCAACCACGTTCACTTTTCACCATGCTGTATTGTATctgaaaaaaaaataaacgtttttttttttttttttttttttgtcaaaatgAAGATCTTCTCAAAATCCCGGCAAAGACGATCAGAGATCATTGGTCACTGCCTTCAAACTCTGTCACCAAAACCAGACCTGTCCTCCTTGTTAGTAAACTGTTATAACTGATATGTAGCGGAGGTGAACCCGGACTCACGGTTCTTGTGATGGAAATCTGTGTCACCCCAGGTCCAAGAGGGAATGTCCTCTTGGTTTAATGTTTAAGACGTTGGTTTTCCATGTTGGAGACCAGGGTTCAGATCCCGCCTGTGACATATACACTAGACTCAGTGTAAGTAAACTGGCTTACACAGCAGAACACATTCTCTCTGGAATTCATGGACAATTCCATTTCCTGTTCACCTCTTGTGTCTTTTGTATGAAGTGCTTCCGGCTCAACACAAAGGTCAATGATGTGATGTCATCGCTCCGTATGATGACTTGTAACTGTGAAGTGGTTCAACTTCGTACCATAGAAATACAGTGCATAGAACATAGATTGTAGAATGGTTAGAAGGGTTTACACAACTACTTTTAAAAGTAGCAGCACAATAATTTAACTTCAATTAGACCTGTCATGCTCCCAAACGGTTGCTTCCAAAATCAACATACTGTGTGTTCTATCTATGCATTATATTTCTAGGGTTTCAGTGCTACAGTTCTAGATCTGTTGTTAGATGTGTTTTACCAGGAGGTAGGGTAGGTATAGAGGAGGTTATTCAGGGTCCATGTGTTTCTCTCATCACCACACCCTCTGTGtcctctctgtgtcctctctgtgtcctctctgtgtcctctccACGCTCCCATTGTTTGGGCTCTGTCCTGGACATCTGTTAACCTAGCAGGCCAGAGGCACACAGCTTTACCGCAACActatatgtgtcccaaatggcaccctattccctgtataatgcactacttttgaccagagggttCTGACCAGAGAGTTCTGACCAGAGGGTTCTGACCAGAGAGTTCTGACCAGAGAGTTCTGACCAGAGGGTTTCTGTTCAGAGTTCTGACCAGAGAGTTCTGACCAGAGAGTTCTGACCAGAGGGTTTCTGTTCAGAGTTCTGACCAGAGAGTTCTGTTCAGAGGGTTCTGTTCAGAGGGTTCTGTTCAGAGAGTTCTGTTCAGAGGGTTCTGTTCAGAGGGTTCTGACCAGAGGGTTCTGTTCAGAGTTCTGACCAGAGAGTTCTGTTCAGAGGGTTCTGACCAGAGGGTTCTGTTCAGAGAGTTCTGTTCAGAGGGTTTCTGTTCAGAGAGTTCTGTTCAGAGGGTTCTGACCAGAGGGTTCTGTTCAGAGAGTTCTGTTCAGAGGGTTTCTGTTCAGAGAGTTCTGTTCAGAGAGTTCTGTTCAGAGGGTTCTGTTCAGAGGGTTCTGTTCAGAGAGTTCTGTTCAGAGGGCACTATATAGGTCATAtggtgccaattgggacacaCAGACTGTCTTCTCCAGTATTACCCTTCCTGTTGTTTAGTTCAGTCTGTGTTGAGTCAGTAAGGGGTGATCATCAGCAATGTAATGCTCTCCTGTTCCTCACATGCCGCTTTCAaatcaactgggaactcggatcctcggaaatctcagactttcGAATTCagtgtgttcaaaacaactgcgAACTCTtcaaaaaaacgagctccgattGGGGAAAAATTGTTTTGAACGGTTATCCAACTTAGAATTCCAAGTCAGaaactcgggcatctttctagagatttgactttccgacctgaagatcactgacgtcatgattctaCATAGGTTTCTTTCCCCGAGttaccagttgtcttgaaagcaccataagggATAGTTTGGTTAACTCTGCTGTGCTGCATGCCTGATGATATCATTTTACCATACCAACAACTGTCTGCTTGCCTCTCGCTAACCTGCCTTTAACTCTGTCAGCCTACTAAACGGGTGGCAGGaggcctggtggttagagcgttgggccactaaccgaaaggttaacccactgttccccggtgggccgtcattgtaaataagaatttgttctaaactgacttgcctagttaaataaaggttacatttaaaaacatgggAGGAGCCTGGCCTCTCACTAACCTGGTCAGACCACTAAACATGGGATGAGACGGGCCTCTCACTAACCTGGTCAGACCACTAAACATGGGAGGAATCCTGGCCTCTCACTAACCTGGTCAGACCACTAAACATGGGAGGAGCCTGGCTTCATGGCAGCAGACCGTCAACACAGTGCCATTGTGTCGTTTCACAAACATATCTGAGTTGTAACGCCTCCATGTTGTAGTTCTCTCgctgtgagtcccaaatggcaccccaatCCCTGTatagcccatagggctctattcaaaagtagtgcactatatatatatatatatagggaatagggtgccatagggctctggtctaaagtagtggactatatagtgaatagggtgccatagggctctggtctaaagtagtgcactatatagggaatagggtgccatagggctctggtctaaagtagtgcactatatagtgaatagggtgccataggactctggtctaaagtagtgcactatatagtgaatagggtgccatatgggattCAAAATTGAAGACTGCTGCCAACGATTCAGCAGCACACAGAACAGAAATTGTCTGTATATGTATTTGAAAAAGCAGAGAATAAATGGAGTCTCTTTTGACAAACTGGAGTCTGTTTCTTTTCTCTCTTAAAAGTTATTCCATTTGAGGGAATTAAAAAGTCATCAAAGTGGAACAGTGTCTCTCTGGTCTTTTGAGCAGttaagatgtagagacagagtcTGAGGCCCAGATGGTACCCTATCCCCTATACGGTACACtaccctataggtcctggtcaaaagtagtgtactaccataggctctggtcaaatgaagtgtactaccataggccctggtcaaatgaagtgtactaccataggccctggtcaaatgaagtgtactaccataggcc
Coding sequences within:
- the LOC115191304 gene encoding protocadherin-16-like; protein product: VTLPEHSPPGSPVVTVTATDRDSGENGKVTYRVTSSTQGGFYVDPSNGTLFIRERAEFDPENPSVSVVIAACDGGSPPLSSVTTVQVQLSDVNDNAPVFHQSEYRATVLEDSIPGATILTLEAMDADFSRDNCGFDFTIANGNTGNVFQIESSVRFLEGRGFQTVGTLLLAEVLDFEAVPLYNLTVVVSDRGVPQRSSSVAAVITVGDVNDNPPAFGRAEYAVSLSEGAGAGTEIIRLTATDPDSAPNAEVQYSISSGDEMDLFTIDQWTGALRLQRQLDREHQSSHVVIVQASDGHGHVALTPISVEVKDVNDNSPFFPIETLTASIRENQPVNSAVTILHAIDHDTGMYGQLRYYMVERGQGSGVTGREAFTVDQSSGEVRAKMTFDFEKVNSFNFVALAMDAGNHSATVTVQVYVTGEDEYDPLFVSPEFSFEVPEGAKRGQSIGQVQANDEDGGVDGIVLFSLPSSSLYFDVNKTTGVVFLKMDGSSSRSSSSGLGGRSKREARTMTLDVHAHSPLDTSRVTTAQLTIDVTNTSFGLGADLNVLLIIIIAVSLGVVVLLVVMAVVIFLIKSKRRRKNKGRDNSAVASGTSLQKLDDSKSGGSERIYHQTLPGYAGDQGGAGAGPYPRGGSLDPSHSSGRGSAEAAEDDEIRMINEYPRVASISSSMQEHISARGPDSGIQQDADQLSDISCEPAALEGSTWFKGKKLGGSLSGTMLSGQLPVYRDELGGGYLGVGRGLNISHPKDYAFPEDGKPSVDGSLTAIVASDEELRGSYNWDYLLNWCPQFQPLANVFTEIARLKDETAPQNQTNPRQPFQPKAKTDPKPRIDPPPLITAVAHPGAKSVPPKVPVIGRTFPHLATLRRSPISHEGSISSAAMSPSFSPSLSPLAARSPAVSPFGVTQGPLTSMISTREPSLDPDHEMRI